In the genome of Xanthomonas translucens pv. cerealis, one region contains:
- a CDS encoding AAA family ATPase: protein MNTTPSSFDPTPAASEQQRLHAAFLALRDGLSATIVGQAALVERLLIALLADGHLLVEGAPGLAKTTAIRALAARLEADFARVQFTPDLLPADLTGTEVWRPQESRFEFLPGPIFHPILLADEINRAPAKVQSALLEAMGERQVTVGRHTYALPKLFLVMATQNPIEQEGTFPLPEAQLDRFLMHVRIGYPEAAAEAEILRLARERARETLDHGEAPPPRMPLDDVFAARRAVLSLHLAPPLERYLIELVLASRDASGYDPALARRIAWGASPRGSIALERCARARAWLAGRDFVTPDDVRAVAPDVLRHRVLPSYEATAEGWDGDRLVAALLDKVPPP from the coding sequence ATGAACACCACGCCCTCCAGCTTCGACCCCACTCCCGCCGCGTCCGAGCAGCAGCGCTTGCACGCCGCCTTCCTGGCTCTGCGCGACGGCCTGTCCGCAACCATTGTCGGCCAGGCCGCGCTGGTGGAGCGGCTGCTGATCGCGCTGCTCGCCGATGGCCACCTGCTGGTCGAAGGCGCGCCCGGCCTGGCCAAGACCACCGCGATCCGCGCGCTGGCAGCGCGGCTGGAAGCGGATTTCGCCCGCGTCCAGTTCACCCCGGACCTGTTACCTGCCGACCTGACCGGCACTGAGGTGTGGCGGCCGCAGGAAAGCCGCTTCGAGTTCCTGCCCGGGCCGATCTTCCATCCGATCCTGCTCGCCGACGAGATCAACCGCGCGCCGGCCAAGGTGCAGTCGGCGCTGCTCGAAGCCATGGGCGAGCGCCAGGTCACGGTCGGCCGGCATACCTATGCGCTGCCGAAGCTGTTCCTGGTGATGGCCACGCAGAACCCGATCGAGCAGGAAGGCACCTTCCCGCTGCCGGAAGCGCAGCTGGACCGGTTCCTGATGCACGTGCGGATCGGCTATCCGGAGGCCGCCGCCGAGGCCGAGATCCTGCGCCTGGCGCGCGAGCGCGCGCGCGAAACCCTGGACCATGGCGAGGCGCCGCCGCCGCGGATGCCGCTTGACGACGTGTTCGCCGCGCGGCGTGCGGTGCTGTCGCTGCATCTGGCGCCGCCGCTGGAGCGCTACCTGATCGAACTGGTGCTGGCCTCGCGCGACGCCAGCGGCTACGACCCGGCATTGGCGCGGCGCATCGCCTGGGGCGCGAGCCCGCGCGGCTCGATCGCACTGGAGCGCTGCGCGCGCGCGCGCGCCTGGCTGGCGGGACGCGACTTCGTGACCCCGGACGACGTGCGCGCAGTCGCGCCGGACGTGTTGCGCCATCGCGTGCTGCCCAGCTACGAGGCCACGGCCGAAGGCTGGGACGGCGATCGCCTGGTCGCGGCGCTGTTGGACAAGGTGCCGCCGCCTTGA
- a CDS encoding DUF58 domain-containing protein — MAVQAMPPQTSHADTASGGDGVRPTLAELVALRASVARVPPPRRGRHGLSGSAPAALRGRGMEYAESREYVAGDDVRHIDWRLTARSGRTHTKLFQAERERLSLIVADTAPALYFGTRVRFKSVQAARAGAVAAWTAQRQGDRLAALRGSRSEAPVPPAAGPRGALRVLDALARWYAQPPQDDAGLGVALEHAVKLLRPGSRLVVLADPASAHAIPAARWAGLALHNDVVLLLLADALELQPPRAALPFWAGGRRVEIDLQAASAQQRWHYQFVAPLETLAAELPGRGVQVRVLRSDAASESWLLPAPGASAPR, encoded by the coding sequence ATGGCAGTACAGGCGATGCCGCCGCAGACGTCACATGCCGACACCGCGAGCGGCGGCGACGGCGTACGCCCGACCCTGGCCGAGCTGGTGGCGCTGCGCGCGAGCGTGGCGCGGGTGCCGCCGCCGCGGCGCGGGCGCCATGGCCTCAGCGGCAGCGCGCCGGCGGCGTTGCGCGGGCGCGGCATGGAGTATGCCGAGTCGCGCGAATACGTGGCCGGCGACGACGTACGCCATATCGACTGGCGACTCACCGCGCGCAGCGGGCGCACCCATACCAAGCTGTTCCAGGCCGAGCGCGAACGGCTCAGTCTGATCGTGGCCGATACCGCGCCGGCACTGTATTTCGGCACCCGCGTGCGCTTCAAGTCGGTGCAGGCCGCGCGTGCCGGCGCGGTGGCGGCGTGGACCGCACAGCGCCAGGGCGACCGCCTGGCCGCCTTGCGCGGCAGCCGCAGCGAGGCGCCGGTACCGCCGGCGGCCGGGCCGCGCGGCGCCCTGCGCGTGCTCGACGCGCTGGCGCGCTGGTATGCGCAGCCGCCGCAGGACGATGCCGGCCTCGGCGTGGCGCTGGAACACGCGGTCAAGCTGCTGCGGCCCGGCTCGCGGCTGGTGGTGCTGGCCGATCCGGCCAGCGCGCACGCAATTCCCGCGGCGCGCTGGGCCGGGCTGGCGCTGCATAACGACGTGGTGCTGCTGTTGCTGGCCGACGCGCTGGAACTGCAGCCGCCGCGCGCGGCGCTGCCGTTCTGGGCCGGCGGGCGCCGGGTGGAAATCGATTTGCAGGCGGCCAGCGCGCAACAGCGCTGGCACTACCAATTCGTCGCGCCGCTGGAAACGCTAGCCGCCGAACTGCCCGGCCGCGGTGTGCAGGTGCGCGTGCTGCGCAGCGATGCGGCCAGCGAATCCTGGCTGCTGCCGGCGCCGGGCGCGAGCGCGCCGCGATGA
- a CDS encoding DUF4381 family protein: MTPQQLPLRDVHLPPAPAWWPPAPGWLLLGAAVLLALGIAFGLWAWRRARRRRWQRQFDAELGSGAAPAQVAAVSELLRRAARRRDPAAAALQGEAWLRFLDGGKRQDFSAGPGRVLLDGGYRRDLEHAQLQALLPLARRRFLELMGGRRR; this comes from the coding sequence ATGACGCCGCAACAACTACCGCTGCGCGATGTGCATCTGCCGCCGGCACCCGCCTGGTGGCCACCGGCGCCGGGCTGGTTGCTGCTGGGCGCCGCGGTGTTGTTGGCGCTGGGCATCGCGTTCGGCCTGTGGGCCTGGCGGCGCGCGCGGCGGCGCCGCTGGCAGCGCCAGTTCGATGCGGAGCTCGGCAGCGGCGCTGCGCCGGCGCAAGTGGCCGCGGTGTCGGAATTGCTGCGCCGCGCAGCGCGCCGGCGCGACCCGGCCGCCGCCGCGCTGCAGGGCGAAGCATGGCTGCGCTTCCTCGACGGCGGCAAGCGCCAGGACTTCTCTGCGGGACCGGGCCGCGTGCTGCTCGATGGCGGCTATCGGCGCGACCTGGAGCATGCGCAGCTGCAGGCGCTGCTGCCGCTGGCGCGGCGCCGCTTCCTCGAGCTGATGGGCGGGCGCCGGCGATGA
- a CDS encoding vWA domain-containing protein yields MMAMGTLSQHWQSLSDLLAGFAWPWMWLAMPLPLLARVLLPAQRGSAPALRVPYAAQLQAVAAAPARGGLWRVGLWLTWLAWFCLCAAAARPLQLGEPISPPQQTRQLMLAVDLSGSMSEPDMTLGGRVVDRLTAAKAVLADFLDRRDGDRIGLLVFGQKAYALTPLTADLATVRDQLRDSVVGLAGRETALGDAIALSVKRLREQPQGDRVLIVLTDGVNTAGVLEPSKAAELAKAEHVRVYTIAFGGAGGYSLFGLPMPGGGGGDDQVDEDTLRKIAQDTGGRFFRARDTDQLVSIYAELERLEPVRSAGPAVRPRIERYAWPLGVALLLGLIAFVWPWRRQ; encoded by the coding sequence ATGATGGCGATGGGCACGCTCTCGCAGCACTGGCAAAGCCTCAGCGATCTGCTCGCCGGGTTCGCCTGGCCGTGGATGTGGCTGGCGATGCCGTTGCCGCTGCTGGCGCGTGTGCTGCTGCCGGCACAGCGCGGCAGTGCACCGGCGTTGCGCGTGCCGTATGCCGCGCAGTTGCAGGCGGTGGCGGCTGCGCCCGCGCGCGGCGGCCTGTGGCGGGTCGGCCTGTGGCTGACCTGGCTGGCCTGGTTCTGCCTGTGCGCCGCTGCGGCGCGGCCGCTGCAACTGGGCGAGCCGATCTCGCCGCCGCAACAGACGCGGCAGTTGATGCTGGCGGTGGATCTGTCCGGCAGCATGAGCGAGCCGGACATGACCCTGGGCGGACGCGTGGTGGATCGCCTGACCGCGGCCAAGGCGGTGCTGGCCGACTTCCTCGACCGCCGCGACGGCGACCGCATCGGCCTGCTGGTGTTCGGCCAGAAGGCGTATGCGCTGACCCCGTTGACCGCCGACCTGGCCACGGTGCGCGACCAGCTGCGCGACAGCGTGGTCGGCCTGGCCGGGCGCGAGACCGCGCTCGGCGACGCGATCGCGCTGTCTGTCAAGCGTCTGCGCGAGCAACCGCAGGGCGACCGGGTGCTGATCGTGCTGACCGACGGCGTCAATACCGCCGGCGTGCTGGAACCGAGCAAGGCGGCAGAGCTGGCCAAGGCCGAACACGTGCGCGTCTACACCATCGCCTTCGGCGGTGCCGGCGGCTATTCGCTGTTCGGCCTGCCGATGCCCGGTGGCGGTGGCGGCGACGACCAGGTCGACGAGGACACCTTGCGCAAGATCGCGCAGGACACCGGCGGGCGCTTCTTCCGCGCCCGCGACACCGACCAGCTGGTCTCGATCTATGCCGAGCTGGAGCGCCTGGAACCGGTGCGTTCGGCTGGCCCGGCGGTGCGCCCGCGGATCGAACGTTATGCGTGGCCGCTGGGCGTGGCGTTGCTGCTGGGCTTGATCGCCTTCGTGTGGCCATGGAGGCGGCAATGA
- a CDS encoding tetratricopeptide repeat protein — protein sequence MNAVLGFLEALHLLRPQWLWALSLLPLLGWSWLRRRRRSNVWRHAVDAHLLPQLLAKEDGRQSLSGLWLAALGYLLAVVALSGPSWRQEQQPLWQSRTPLVIALDLSPRTEAGDLPPSRLLQARAKLATLLRERAGGEVALLAYAGEPYTVAPLTDDAANVALFLDALSPQVMPVPGQRSDLAIDWAAQLLRQAGFARGDILLLSDQADPQARQAAARAAGQGYRVSALGLGTAQGAAYRDGQGGVGHAQLDAASLQALASAGNGRYAMLTPTDADLRELGVLQPAQQQDATAAAEHSGRVWLDQGYWLLPPLLLLALFAFRRRAGAAVLLVLLLPLAMPLPAHAAAADTVGGDWWRRADQVRQQRLDAGVQAYRKGDFATAQQQFEGIDSDQGWYNLGNALARQGRYDEAIDAYDKALRQHPQMPDAVANRAAVDAARKRQSGQNQSAQNKPGQQGKDSAQQNQKGPSQAGAGGAPKSQDPAQAKAPPPADAQGQPGQKNAQSPAPGAPKDAPPPGPPKPGDAQAQQQADAAQRQQMQQAMAQQGTAGKDAAARAAAAAAETPQQREQRQAVEAWLRRVPDDPGNLLRAKFKLEHERRQREGP from the coding sequence ATGAACGCGGTGCTCGGCTTCCTGGAGGCGTTGCATCTGCTGCGGCCGCAGTGGCTGTGGGCGCTGTCGTTGCTGCCCTTGCTGGGCTGGAGCTGGCTGCGCCGGCGCCGGCGCAGCAACGTGTGGCGGCACGCGGTGGACGCGCACCTGCTGCCGCAGCTGCTGGCGAAGGAGGATGGCCGGCAATCGCTGTCCGGCCTGTGGCTGGCCGCGCTCGGCTACCTGCTTGCGGTGGTGGCGCTGTCCGGGCCGAGCTGGCGCCAGGAACAGCAGCCGCTGTGGCAGTCGCGCACGCCGCTGGTGATCGCGCTGGACCTGTCGCCGCGGACCGAGGCCGGCGACCTGCCGCCGTCGCGATTGCTGCAGGCGCGCGCCAAGCTGGCGACGCTGCTGCGCGAGCGCGCCGGCGGCGAAGTCGCGCTGCTGGCCTACGCCGGCGAACCCTACACGGTCGCGCCGTTGACCGACGACGCGGCCAACGTCGCCCTGTTCCTGGACGCGCTGTCGCCGCAGGTGATGCCGGTGCCTGGTCAGCGCAGCGACCTGGCCATCGACTGGGCGGCACAGCTGCTGCGCCAGGCCGGTTTCGCCCGCGGCGACATCCTGCTGCTCAGCGACCAGGCCGATCCGCAAGCGCGGCAGGCCGCGGCGCGCGCGGCCGGGCAGGGTTACCGCGTGTCGGCGCTGGGACTGGGAACCGCGCAGGGCGCGGCCTATCGCGATGGCCAGGGCGGCGTGGGCCACGCGCAACTGGATGCCGCTTCGCTGCAAGCGCTGGCGAGTGCCGGCAACGGCCGCTACGCCATGCTGACGCCTACCGATGCCGATCTGCGCGAGTTGGGCGTGCTGCAACCGGCGCAGCAACAGGACGCGACGGCAGCCGCCGAGCACAGCGGCCGGGTCTGGCTGGATCAGGGCTATTGGTTGCTGCCGCCGCTGTTGCTGCTGGCCCTGTTCGCGTTCCGCCGCCGCGCTGGCGCTGCCGTGTTGCTGGTGCTGCTGCTGCCGCTGGCAATGCCGTTGCCCGCGCATGCGGCGGCCGCCGATACGGTCGGTGGCGACTGGTGGCGGCGTGCCGACCAGGTGCGCCAGCAGCGACTGGACGCGGGCGTGCAGGCCTACCGCAAGGGCGATTTCGCCACTGCGCAGCAACAGTTCGAAGGCATCGACAGCGACCAGGGCTGGTACAACCTGGGCAATGCGCTGGCCCGCCAGGGCCGCTACGACGAGGCGATCGACGCCTACGACAAGGCGCTGCGGCAGCATCCGCAGATGCCCGATGCGGTGGCCAACCGCGCCGCGGTCGATGCCGCGCGCAAGCGCCAGTCCGGGCAGAACCAGTCCGCGCAGAACAAGCCGGGACAACAGGGCAAGGACAGCGCGCAGCAGAACCAGAAAGGCCCGTCGCAGGCCGGTGCCGGCGGCGCACCGAAGAGTCAGGACCCGGCGCAGGCCAAGGCGCCGCCGCCGGCGGATGCGCAAGGCCAGCCGGGTCAGAAGAATGCGCAATCGCCGGCGCCGGGCGCGCCCAAGGATGCGCCGCCGCCGGGGCCGCCGAAGCCGGGCGATGCGCAGGCGCAGCAGCAGGCCGACGCGGCGCAGCGCCAGCAGATGCAGCAAGCGATGGCGCAGCAGGGCACGGCGGGCAAGGACGCGGCCGCACGCGCCGCCGCGGCGGCGGCGGAAACCCCGCAGCAGCGCGAGCAGCGGCAGGCGGTGGAGGCCTGGCTGCGGCGCGTGCCGGACGATCCGGGCAACCTGCTGCGCGCCAAATTCAAACTCGAACACGAACGCAGGCAGCGGGAAGGACCATGA
- a CDS encoding BatD family protein — protein MIERKQRRWSAGVCAAQKHSARLARWATLALLAALALPASAATRAWLDRDSIGAGESVTLNIETDQGLVAPEYAPLRAQFALSDEVNNRQMQMVNGQVTAKSLFGVALTPRVTGTLDIPSLRVGNERTAPLRLQVAAAAAAPAGSTRAGDPAQLGNAEVFVQTVADDAQPYVQQSVGVVVRLYLGVPLTSGELDLDPPAGAALQRIGDDVQSRREIDGRMFTIIERRYLLVPERSGPLTLPAARFRGRGPSGFFDDYFGRGGDLTARSAAQTLQVRAPPANAPQPWLPLHDLRLRYTATPQRAAVGEAADIVVEASARGATQAQFPELPTPSVDGAQVFAEPPQFDEKFVDGSPQLKITRRYSIVPRTAGPLRVGGLHVPWWDVAAGAAREATLPDLNLQVLPGRVAPVTPTSVAAPSVDAAPAANAVTPTHAMSGWLGALPLWMALAALFALLWLATLVWGWRRGRAWRAPAGAHAASSASSAASTAPRARYGLPDLRKALDGGGLDEVAAILCAQAGVADLDALLTRLDDPAQREAVLRLQRARWGDAGDVPGARAALRAAFWAGPHWRDTPRKQSKGDLPPLYPRDA, from the coding sequence ATGATCGAACGCAAGCAACGCCGCTGGAGCGCAGGCGTGTGCGCCGCGCAGAAGCATTCGGCAAGGCTGGCGCGGTGGGCAACGCTGGCGCTGCTCGCCGCGCTGGCGCTGCCGGCATCCGCCGCCACCCGCGCGTGGCTGGACCGCGACAGCATCGGCGCCGGCGAGAGCGTCACCCTCAACATCGAGACCGACCAGGGCCTGGTGGCACCGGAGTACGCACCCTTGCGCGCGCAGTTCGCGCTCAGCGACGAGGTCAACAACCGGCAGATGCAGATGGTCAACGGCCAGGTCACGGCCAAGTCACTGTTCGGCGTGGCGCTGACCCCGCGCGTCACTGGCACCCTGGACATCCCGTCGCTGCGGGTTGGCAACGAGCGCACCGCACCGCTGCGGCTGCAGGTCGCAGCGGCCGCAGCGGCGCCGGCCGGCAGCACCCGCGCCGGCGATCCGGCGCAGCTCGGCAATGCCGAGGTGTTCGTGCAGACCGTGGCCGACGACGCGCAGCCGTATGTGCAGCAGAGCGTGGGCGTGGTGGTGCGGCTCTACCTTGGCGTGCCGTTGACCTCGGGTGAGCTGGATCTGGATCCGCCGGCCGGCGCCGCGCTGCAGCGCATCGGCGACGATGTGCAGAGCCGGCGCGAGATCGACGGACGCATGTTCACCATCATCGAGCGCCGTTACCTGCTGGTGCCCGAGCGCAGCGGGCCGTTGACGCTGCCCGCTGCGCGCTTCCGCGGGCGCGGCCCCAGCGGCTTCTTTGACGATTATTTTGGCCGCGGCGGCGACCTCACCGCGCGCAGCGCGGCGCAGACCCTGCAGGTGCGCGCGCCACCAGCCAATGCGCCGCAGCCGTGGCTGCCGCTGCACGACCTGCGCCTGCGCTACACCGCTACGCCGCAGCGTGCGGCGGTGGGCGAGGCGGCCGACATCGTGGTCGAGGCCAGCGCGCGCGGCGCCACCCAGGCGCAGTTCCCGGAGCTGCCGACGCCCAGCGTCGATGGCGCGCAGGTGTTCGCCGAGCCGCCGCAGTTCGACGAGAAGTTCGTCGACGGCAGCCCGCAACTGAAGATCACCCGGCGCTACTCGATCGTGCCGCGAACCGCCGGGCCGTTGCGGGTCGGCGGGCTGCACGTGCCGTGGTGGGACGTGGCGGCCGGCGCCGCACGCGAGGCCACGCTGCCCGATCTGAACCTGCAGGTGCTGCCCGGGCGCGTCGCGCCCGTCACGCCGACCAGCGTTGCGGCGCCGAGCGTGGACGCGGCGCCGGCCGCCAACGCGGTGACCCCGACCCATGCGATGTCCGGATGGCTCGGCGCGTTGCCGTTGTGGATGGCGCTCGCCGCGCTGTTCGCGTTGTTGTGGCTGGCGACGCTGGTCTGGGGTTGGCGGCGCGGCCGTGCGTGGCGTGCGCCGGCCGGCGCACACGCTGCGTCGTCCGCGTCGTCCGCGGCGAGCACTGCGCCACGCGCCCGCTACGGCCTGCCGGACCTGCGCAAGGCGCTGGACGGCGGCGGCCTGGACGAGGTGGCGGCGATCCTGTGCGCGCAGGCCGGTGTCGCCGATCTCGACGCGCTGCTGACCCGCCTGGACGATCCGGCGCAACGCGAAGCGGTGCTGCGCCTGCAACGCGCCCGCTGGGGCGACGCCGGCGATGTGCCGGGCGCGCGCGCCGCGCTGCGTGCGGCGTTCTGGGCCGGGCCGCACTGGCGCGATACGCCGCGCAAGCAAAGCAAGGGCGACCTGCCGCCGCTGTATCCGCGCGACGCGTGA
- a CDS encoding dicarboxylate/amino acid:cation symporter codes for MTDTTVKAKTGMPLHWKMAIGFVLGLVLGLAVHLSVGGDAAWVQALTTYLTTPLSKLFLSLIFMLIVPLLFSALVMGISEMGDIRALGRIGWKTLGYTVVLSGIAVLLGLVLVNVLKPGIGVDHALAQQLLQQNAERAAQIVDQSKHQPRGMDMLLSIVPDNVVAAASSNGAILSLMFFAVMFGVGMVLSDDAKVATLRRGIEGIFEISMTLIGLVIRLAPYAVACFMFNLAALFGFELLIRLGAYVGVVVLALGLHMVVTYGLAVRFAGRSPLGFFRATREATVMAFSTASSNATLPTALRVADEMGLPSKVSRFVLIVGATANQNGTALFEGITVIFLAQFFGVELSIAQQFMVMLVCILGGIGTAGVPSGSLPVVALICAMVGVDPVGIGMILGVNHFLDMCRTALNVTGDLALTTLVAKGEDGTAGTGDRGRGTR; via the coding sequence ATGACCGACACCACCGTGAAGGCCAAGACCGGCATGCCCTTGCACTGGAAAATGGCGATCGGCTTCGTGCTCGGGCTGGTGCTGGGCCTGGCCGTGCACCTGAGCGTGGGCGGCGATGCGGCCTGGGTGCAGGCGCTGACCACGTACCTGACCACGCCATTGTCCAAGCTGTTCCTCAGCCTGATCTTCATGCTGATCGTGCCGCTGCTGTTCTCGGCGCTGGTGATGGGCATTTCCGAAATGGGCGACATCCGCGCGCTGGGCCGGATCGGCTGGAAGACGCTCGGCTATACGGTGGTGCTGTCGGGCATCGCGGTGCTGCTCGGGCTGGTGCTGGTCAACGTGCTCAAGCCGGGCATCGGCGTGGACCACGCACTGGCACAGCAGCTGCTGCAGCAGAACGCCGAGCGCGCCGCGCAGATCGTCGATCAAAGCAAGCATCAGCCGCGCGGCATGGACATGTTGCTGTCGATCGTGCCCGACAACGTGGTCGCCGCCGCTTCCAGCAACGGCGCGATCCTGTCGTTGATGTTCTTCGCGGTGATGTTCGGTGTGGGCATGGTGCTCAGCGACGACGCCAAGGTGGCGACGCTGCGGCGCGGCATCGAGGGCATTTTCGAGATCTCGATGACCCTGATCGGGCTGGTGATCCGCCTGGCGCCGTACGCGGTGGCCTGCTTCATGTTCAACCTGGCCGCGCTGTTCGGCTTCGAACTGCTGATCCGCTTGGGCGCCTACGTCGGCGTGGTGGTGCTGGCGCTGGGCCTGCACATGGTGGTGACCTACGGACTGGCGGTGCGTTTCGCCGGGCGCTCGCCGCTGGGCTTCTTCCGCGCCACTCGCGAGGCCACGGTGATGGCGTTCTCCACCGCCTCCAGCAACGCCACCTTGCCGACCGCACTGCGCGTGGCCGACGAGATGGGCCTGCCGAGCAAGGTGTCGCGCTTCGTGCTGATCGTTGGTGCCACCGCCAACCAGAACGGCACCGCGCTGTTCGAGGGCATCACCGTGATCTTCCTCGCCCAGTTCTTCGGCGTGGAGCTGAGCATCGCCCAGCAGTTCATGGTGATGCTGGTGTGCATCCTCGGCGGCATCGGCACCGCCGGTGTGCCGTCCGGCTCGCTGCCGGTGGTGGCGCTGATCTGCGCGATGGTCGGGGTGGACCCGGTCGGCATCGGCATGATCCTGGGCGTCAATCATTTCCTGGACATGTGCCGCACGGCGCTGAACGTGACCGGTGATCTGGCGTTGACGACGTTGGTGGCGAAGGGGGAGGACGGAACGGCCGGGACCGGGGACCGGGGACGGGGGACCCGATAG
- the tkt gene encoding transketolase: MTTPTRRQLANAIRFLAADAVEAAKSGHPGMPMGMADIAEVLWNDFLSHNPNNPKWFNRDRFVLSNGHGSMLQYALLHLSGYDLPLDELKRFRQLHSRTAGHPERSETPGVETTTGPLGQGFANAVGFALAEKLLAQRYNRPEHQIVDHRTWVFMGDGCMMEGISHEAASLAGTWGLGKLVAFWDNNHISIDGNTAGWFSDNTPARFEAYGWHVLRDVDGQDADAIKAAIEAALSESDKPTLICCRTTIGFGAPSKSGKESSHGAPLGKEELEGARKALQWPYGPFEIPQDIYDGWRAGGAGTLRQAEWEQAFDKYAKQFPAEAAELTRRSHGELPEDFIAQADAYIAKQASEAQTIASRKASQMAIEAFAPLLPELIGGSADLAHSNLTLWKASKSVASDDPNANYVYYGVREFGMTAIANGLALHGGFIPFDATFLVFSDYARNGVRMSALNPAHAIHVYTHDSIGLGEDGPTHQPVEHLASLRYIPNNDVWRPCDTVESAVSWKAAITRQDGPSCLVFSRQNLPFQVRSDAQIKQIERGGYVLADAEGGAPEVILIGTGSEVGLAVEAKKMLDAAGLKTRVVSMPSTDVFDRQDAAYRESVLPNAVRKRVAVEAGVTGFWRKYVGLDGAVVGMDTFGASAPADQLYTYFQITAEHVVAAAKAL, from the coding sequence ATGACGACGCCTACCCGCCGCCAGCTCGCCAACGCGATCCGCTTCCTCGCCGCCGATGCGGTCGAGGCCGCCAAGTCCGGCCATCCCGGCATGCCGATGGGCATGGCCGACATCGCCGAAGTGCTTTGGAACGACTTCCTCAGCCACAACCCGAACAATCCGAAGTGGTTCAACCGCGACCGCTTCGTGCTCTCCAACGGCCACGGTTCGATGCTGCAGTACGCGCTGCTGCACCTGTCCGGCTACGACCTGCCGCTGGACGAGCTGAAGCGCTTCCGCCAACTGCACAGCAGGACCGCCGGCCATCCCGAGCGCAGCGAAACCCCCGGGGTGGAGACCACCACCGGTCCGCTCGGCCAGGGCTTCGCCAACGCGGTCGGTTTCGCGCTGGCCGAGAAGCTGCTGGCGCAGCGCTACAACCGCCCCGAGCACCAGATCGTCGATCACCGCACCTGGGTGTTCATGGGCGACGGCTGCATGATGGAAGGCATCTCGCACGAAGCCGCCTCGCTGGCCGGCACCTGGGGCCTGGGCAAGTTGGTCGCGTTCTGGGACAACAACCATATCTCCATCGACGGCAACACCGCCGGCTGGTTCAGCGACAACACCCCGGCGCGGTTCGAAGCCTATGGCTGGCACGTGCTGCGCGATGTCGATGGCCAGGATGCCGATGCGATCAAGGCGGCGATCGAGGCCGCGCTCAGCGAGAGCGACAAGCCGACCCTGATCTGCTGCCGCACCACCATCGGCTTCGGTGCGCCGAGCAAGTCCGGCAAGGAATCCTCGCACGGCGCGCCGCTGGGCAAGGAAGAACTGGAAGGTGCGCGCAAGGCGCTGCAGTGGCCGTACGGCCCGTTCGAGATCCCGCAGGATATCTACGACGGCTGGCGCGCCGGTGGCGCCGGCACGCTGCGCCAGGCCGAGTGGGAGCAGGCGTTCGACAAGTACGCCAAGCAATTCCCGGCCGAGGCCGCGGAGCTGACCCGCCGCTCGCACGGCGAACTGCCGGAGGACTTCATCGCCCAGGCCGATGCCTACATCGCCAAGCAGGCCAGCGAGGCGCAGACCATCGCCTCGCGCAAGGCCTCGCAGATGGCGATCGAAGCGTTCGCGCCGCTGCTGCCGGAACTGATCGGTGGTTCGGCCGACCTGGCGCATTCCAACCTGACCCTGTGGAAGGCCAGCAAGTCGGTCGCCAGCGACGACCCGAACGCCAATTACGTGTACTACGGTGTGCGCGAGTTCGGCATGACCGCGATCGCCAATGGGCTTGCGCTGCACGGCGGCTTCATCCCGTTCGACGCCACCTTCCTGGTGTTCAGCGACTACGCGCGCAACGGCGTGCGCATGAGCGCGTTGAACCCGGCGCATGCGATCCACGTCTACACCCACGATTCGATCGGCCTGGGCGAAGACGGCCCGACCCATCAGCCGGTGGAACACCTGGCCTCGCTGCGCTACATCCCCAACAACGACGTGTGGCGCCCGTGCGACACGGTGGAGTCGGCGGTGAGCTGGAAGGCCGCGATTACCCGCCAGGACGGCCCCAGCTGCCTGGTGTTCAGCCGCCAGAACCTGCCGTTTCAGGTGCGCAGCGACGCGCAGATCAAGCAGATCGAACGCGGCGGCTATGTGCTGGCCGATGCCGAGGGCGGTGCGCCGGAGGTGATTCTGATCGGCACCGGTTCGGAAGTGGGCCTTGCCGTGGAGGCGAAGAAGATGCTGGACGCCGCGGGCCTGAAGACCCGCGTGGTGTCGATGCCGTCGACCGACGTATTCGACCGCCAGGACGCGGCCTACCGCGAATCGGTGCTGCCGAACGCGGTGCGCAAGCGGGTGGCGGTGGAGGCCGGCGTCACCGGCTTCTGGCGCAAGTACGTGGGCCTGGACGGCGCGGTGGTCGGCATGGACACGTTCGGCGCCTCGGCACCGGCCGACCAGCTGTACACGTACTTCCAGATCACCGCCGAGCACGTGGTCGCGGCGGCCAAGGCGTTGTAA